CGAACGGGCTCTGGTACTGCAGCTGGGAGACGCCGTTGTCGAACACCGACGCGGCGGGGGCGCAAGCCCATGCGAGCCTGTCGGAAGGCACGGCGGCCAGCCCACGCCTGCGCCGCTCGCGTGGGTCGGCCAGCGTCACGTCGTGACCGGCGAGCTCGACCGTGCCGGACCGCGGCTCGAGAAGCCCGCAGAGGGCGAGTTCGAGCTCCTCCTGCCCTCCGCCCTCGACGCCCGCGACCCCCACGACCTCGCCGGCGCGCACCGTGAACGACACGTCGCGCAGCGCCGCGCGCCCGGCGACGGAGACGACGCTCAGCCCGACGACCGCGAGGGAGACGGCGCCCGGGGAGCCGTAGGGGTCGCCCTCGGCGGCCGCGGCGACCGGCCCGGGCGGCTCCGCACGGGCACCCGTCGCCGCGGCCGCGCCCACCGCGACGCCCCCTACCATCAACCCCACCAGCTCCGACTCCGAGACGGCAGAGGCGGGCCCGCTGAACACGTTCCGCCCGGCGCGCAGGACCGTGACGTCGTCCGCGACGGCCAGGACCTCGTCGAGCTTGTGGGCGATCAGGACGACCGTCCTGCCTTCGGCCGCGAGCCGCCGAACCCCCGCCAGGAACTCGGCAACCTCCTGAGGCGCGAGGGCGGCCGTCGGCTCGTCGAAGATCAGCAGGTCGGCGCCCAGGTAGAGGGCCCGCAGGATCTCGACCCGCTGTCGTTCGCCCACGGACAGGTCAGCGACCTTGGCGCGCGGATCGATGAATGTGCCGTAGCGGCGCGCTACGGTCTCGACCTCGGATCGCGCCAGGGCGCGGTCGACCGTGAGGCGGCCCGGCTCCTTGCCGAGGACCACGTTCTCCGCCACGCTCAGCGATGAGAAGAGCATGGGCTGCTGGTGCACCATGCCTACGCCCGCGGCCGCGGCCTGCCGCGGCGAGGCCGGGCGGTAGGGTCGGCCGGCGAGCGTCAGCGTGCCGCTGTCGAACGGGACCAACCCAGCGATGACCTTGGCCAGGGTGCTCTTGCCGGCGCCGTTCTCACCGATGACGGCGTGGACTCGGCCGCGACCGACACGCAAGCTGACGTCCTGCAGGGCGCGGGTCCCGTCGTACGCCTTACCGAGCTTGTGGCACTCGAGGTAGCCCACGCACGCCGCCCTTCTCCAAGCCGCCCCGTCTCCCTCTCGTCAGGCCCTACTCCGGCCCGCGGCTCGACGCTAAAGGCCCCCGTCCTCGCCGTCACCGAGCCTCGAGCGCCGCCTCGGTCAGCCTCACGTAGTCGATGGCGCCGGAGGCCATGCCCGCCTGGATCTCGCTCAGACGCGCGCGTATGGCTCCCGGCACGTACTGCTCGTAGAACTCGTCCTCGGCCAGGGAGATGGCGCCCTCCTCCACCCCGGCGCTCTCGAGCGTCCCGTACGGGAGCTCGCCCGCCATGGCGCGCTCGACCACGGAGTATATGGAGTTGTCGAGACGCTTGAGCACGCTGGCCAGGATCACGCCGGGGGCGTCGCCGTTCTGGTTGGTGTTCACCCCGACCGCGTAGCCGCCCGACTCGCTCGCGGCACGGTACACGCCGCTGTCGCCGCCGCCCGTGACCGCCATGACCGCCACCGCGCCGCGGTTGAACATGCCGAGCGCGAGGTCGCGCGCGCGGTTCGGGTCGTTCCAGTCGCCGACGACGGCGTAGAGGACGTCCGCCCCCGAGGCCACGTACCGCGCGCCGGCGGCGAAGCCGGGGTGGATCTTCGTGTCCATCGCCGGGTACGGCGTGCCGGCGAGCAGCCCGACCGTCGGGTCGTCCGGGCTCCCACTCGGAGCGTCCGCGGTGGCAAGCAGCCCCGCCACGGCCCCGCCCAGGAAGCCGAGGGCCTCGTCCGAGTACACAAGCGAGTAGACGTTGGGCTGGTCCGGCGCGGCCGCGTCGAGCACCGCCCACCGCTGCCCGGGGAAGTACCGGGACACTTCCTGCACGATCTGCGGCATGCCCTCGGTGAACGTGATGATGAGCTCGTACCGGCCGCCGGCCGCGAGCGCCATCGCGCCCGACTCCCAGTCGGAGGCGGCCCCGCCCTCGATCACGCGCACCGTCACGTTCGGGAACGCCTCGCGCACGCGCTCGACACCGGCTGTGATGGGCGGCTCGATCGGGTTCCCTCCCAGGCGACCCGGGAAGAACACGGCCACGTCGAAAGCGTCGCCCTGCGCCCACGCGAACCCCAGGACTAGCGAGAGGAGCAGAGCGATCGTGGTCGTCCGGGAACGTCTCATCGGGCACTCCTTCGGTTTCCGCCGACGCTGCGGCGGTCTCAAGTTGCCGATGATAGCCTTGCGGGCCGCCTCGGGGCGTCTCGCGGTGGCGGGTGCGGCCTCTGCCTCCCCGGGGATGGCCCGGTCCCGAACGTCTCGCCTAGAATCCTGGGGGATCAGGAGGCCCGAACCGCATGCCCTGGTGGAGCTACGCGTTACTTTCGGCGGTGGCCGCGTCCGCGACGGCGATCCTGGCGAAGATCGGCGTGAAGGACGTACCCTCGAACCTCGCCACCGCGATACGGACGGTGGTCGTGCTCGTGTTCGCGTGGGGCGTCACCTTCGCGTTCCAGGAGCACCACGCACTGCGCGAGCTCAAGCCGCGCTCCGTGGTGTTCCTCGTGCTGTCGGGCATCGCGACCGGTATCTCCTGGATCGCCTACTTCAAGGCGCTCCAGATGGCTCCTGCCTCGCGGGTGGCGCCGCTCGACAAGGTCAGCTTGGCTTTCACCATCGTCCTGGCCGCCGTGGTCCTCGGCGAGCAGGTCTCGTGGAAGCTGGGTCTGGGCGTGGCCTTCATGGTCGCCGGCGCGCTGCTGACCATCTGGAAGTGAGCGCGCCCGCGCCAGGACACCGACGACCCTCAACCTCGCCGCACACGTTCGGGTAACGACGGCCGCGCCCATACCGCCGGGGCTACCTCCTCAAGATGTCGTACGCCTCGCCGATCAGCTTGAACTGCTCCTCGGCGAGCTTGACCATGGCGCGCGGCATCTTCTTCGAGCGCATGGCGTCCGGGTGCACCGCCGCGCGCAACTCCCGGTAACGCTGCTCTATCTCCAGCTTGGAGGCGCCCTCGCGTACCTCCAGGACCGTCAGGGCCTCGGCGACCGTGCGGGGACGAGCGGAGCCGGCCGGCTGCCCCCGCGCCTGCGCCTCCGTTCGACCGGCACCGTAGCCCGACTGGTAGGCGGTCTGGCGCTCCGCACGCAAGCGCTCCTCCATGGCGCCGAGGGCCGTGCGCCGGCCCTCGGCCACGCCCCGCCCGTAGGCCTCGGAAGCGAGCTTCTGCGCCTCGCTCGCACCGTCGGCGCGCCCCTGCACGTAAGCGGCATTGGCGGCGGACGAGACGCGTGTCTGCACGTCGGCCTCGTTGAAGAGCCTCGTCGCCTCGCGACGCCCTTGCTGCAGGCCGGCGGTGAAACGGTCGTCGATGAGCTTCGCGAGGTACGACCGGGTCAACTCCGTCCGCCGCGCCGAGTGTGACTTGGCTACCTCGTCCAACTCGGCCGCAGCCGCGGCCATGTGGGTCGCCACCGTGTCGGGAGCCGCCGAGAACCCAGGGTAGTCGCGGGGCGCCAGGGTAACGGCCAGCCAGGCGCCGAGCCCGGCGCCAGTTGCGGCGAGGACCAGCCACAGCCACGGCCGCAGCCCGGCGGCCCATTCGGCCTGCGCGGGCAGCGCGCCGACGGCGCCCGCGAGCGCCACGCCGGCGAGGAGCGCTCCGCTGCCCAACGTCGCGACGAGCACGCGCTCGCGCCTGCGCACGAAGCTCGCCACGCGCCGCCGCTCCGCCTCCGCCTGGTGCGCCCACGCGTGCCTGTAGCCGAGCCGCACGCCGTCGCGGTAGAGGGCCTCGACGAGGAGGTCGGCCTGGGGAAGGTCCTTGACCTCCTTCGCGTCACGGCGGGCCTGGTTGCCCCTCACCAGGAGCCAGACGACGAGCGCCGCCGCGACCACCGCGACCAGGAGGCCCATCAGCACGCCCCCGGGGCTCGAGTCACTCTCGGGTCGCCGGCCGCCAGGTCGTCCATCAGCGCCTCAGAGCGTACCGAACGGAGGCGGTAGCGCACGCTCACCCGGCGCACGCTCACCCGGCCAAGCTCAGCGCATCCGTGCGGGCGGCGGCAGCGAACCGGCGGGGCCAAGCGGGCGCTGCATGATCACGAGGTCGGCCCAAGCGCCGAGCTTGAAACCGACGCCCTCGAGGCGTCCCGCATGCACGAAGCCCAACTTGGCGTGCAGCGCGACGGACGGGGCCGCGCCGTCACCGATGACGCCACCATCTGCCGCCACGGTCCGGCCCCGCACCGAGCTATCAGCTCGGTGAGCAGGGCAGTGCCGATGCCGCGGCCAGCCATGCCGTCGGCCACGTAGACCGAGTCCTCGACCGTGAAGCGGTAGGCGGCCCGCGGGCGGAAGGCGCCGGCGTACGCGAACCCGCCGAGCCGGCCGTCGCTCTCGGCCACCAGGTAGGGCAGCCCCAGGCTCAGCACCGCGAGCCGCCGCGCGGCCAGCTCCGCGACGTCAGGGGGCGCCTCCTCGAACGACGCGCGTCCGTATAGGACGTGGTGCGCGTACAGCTCCGCGATGGCTGTCAGGTCCGCTTCCGTGGCGTCTCGGATCACGTGGCTCGCCTCCCGCGACCCCAAAACCAGGACAGGACGTGCTCATTCGCGTGAGGCACGTCCTATCTTACGTTTGGTGGGTCGTGTAGGACTCGAACCTACAACCTACTGATTAAGAGTCAGCTGCTCTACCGGTTGAGCTAACGACCCACGGCGCGCACCGCGGCGCGAACGTCGTGAAGTGTACGCAATGAGGCCGGGCACGGTCAACCGCGAACTCATCCGTTAGCCTCCGGTGTAGGCGCGGGTCGCCGGCCCGGAGCGACGGTTGCGGCCACCGTTCGCTACGGCGCCCCTATCATGTGCCATGACCCGCACCGCGCGTCGCATCGCCGGGGCGCCCCGCCCCGACCGGCTCGTCCTGCACGTAGTCGCCGCCCTCCTGACGCTCTCCGGCGCCCCGGCCTTCGCCCAGCCGCCCGCCTTCCTCCAGGTCGGTTCGCGCCTCACGTGGGACGCGGGCGGCTCGAGCCTGTCCGGGAGCCGCTTCGTGCCGGACCCGAACGGCTGGGTCTGGCAGAACGAGCAGTGGAACCGGGTGGAGGCGACGTACGGCGGCGGGGGCGTCGGGCTCGTCCAGATCGACATCCTGTCGGCGGGGGCCGAGGGCTTCGTCGGCGACGTGCGGAGCTACCTCAACACCGACCTGCAGTCGGACGCCTACGCCCTGAGCGGGGTCGACGCCGTGGTGGGCGACACGGGCTCCTTGAGCCCCTACTGGGTGGCGCCTGCCCGCCTCGCCGCCATGCAGCCCGGCTTCGACGGCATGACGCGCGTGTGGCGCGGGCCGCGCCTTGTCAACGGGACGCAGCTCGACACCGTGTCCATCGCGACGATGACGCAAGCGAGCTACTCGAGCAACACCTACGACGTCGCTTCCGGGCTGCTGCTCTTCGGCGGCAGCATGGACGCCCAGCCCGGCGTGATGGCCAGCGACCCGAACGGAACGGTCGTGTTCCAGAACCAGGGCGCGGTCAGCTACAGCCACCTGCTGTTCCGCGGCACCAGGCAGTTGCAGGTGCCGTGGGCGGACCGGCCGGCGCCCGACTGGGCCACGCCGGGCCTGACGGTCCTCTACCAGGGGCAGAGCCGCGCCGAGATCGGCGGCGGCCTGCCGCCCCTGCCGGGCTCCGCGATGGCCATCAGCTACGTGTTCACCCAGCGCTTCGGCGGTGCGCTGCTCGGTTACCAGGTCTCCCAACTGGCCACGACGCAGGGCCTGCCGCCCGACCAGGTCAGGCTTAACCGCGCGTTCGGCAGCGCGGCCATGGGCGGCCTGTGGGCCGCGCCGGACGTGCTCGCCCGGCTCCAGGCCGGTCAGGTCCTCGATCAGGACCCGTTCACCGGCATGCAGGTCTACTTCGGCGGGGTGCAGAACGGCGCCGCCCTCGTCGTGTACCAGGGCCGCGGCGACGCGCTCGAGAACTACTACGACCCGAG
The nucleotide sequence above comes from Trueperaceae bacterium. Encoded proteins:
- a CDS encoding BMP family ABC transporter substrate-binding protein gives rise to the protein MRRSRTTTIALLLSLVLGFAWAQGDAFDVAVFFPGRLGGNPIEPPITAGVERVREAFPNVTVRVIEGGAASDWESGAMALAAGGRYELIITFTEGMPQIVQEVSRYFPGQRWAVLDAAAPDQPNVYSLVYSDEALGFLGGAVAGLLATADAPSGSPDDPTVGLLAGTPYPAMDTKIHPGFAAGARYVASGADVLYAVVGDWNDPNRARDLALGMFNRGAVAVMAVTGGGDSGVYRAASESGGYAVGVNTNQNGDAPGVILASVLKRLDNSIYSVVERAMAGELPYGTLESAGVEEGAISLAEDEFYEQYVPGAIRARLSEIQAGMASGAIDYVRLTEAALEAR
- a CDS encoding N-acetyltransferase family protein, with the protein product MIRDATEADLTAIAELYAHHVLYGRASFEEAPPDVAELAARRLAVLSLGLPYLVAESDGRLGGFAYAGAFRPRAAYRFTVEDSVYVADGMAGRGIGTALLTELIARCGAGPWRQMVASSVTARPRPSRCTPSWASCMRDASRASVSSSALGPTS
- a CDS encoding EamA family transporter, producing the protein MPWWSYALLSAVAASATAILAKIGVKDVPSNLATAIRTVVVLVFAWGVTFAFQEHHALRELKPRSVVFLVLSGIATGISWIAYFKALQMAPASRVAPLDKVSLAFTIVLAAVVLGEQVSWKLGLGVAFMVAGALLTIWK
- a CDS encoding DnaJ domain-containing protein, coding for MGLLVAVVAAALVVWLLVRGNQARRDAKEVKDLPQADLLVEALYRDGVRLGYRHAWAHQAEAERRRVASFVRRRERVLVATLGSGALLAGVALAGAVGALPAQAEWAAGLRPWLWLVLAATGAGLGAWLAVTLAPRDYPGFSAAPDTVATHMAAAAAELDEVAKSHSARRTELTRSYLAKLIDDRFTAGLQQGRREATRLFNEADVQTRVSSAANAAYVQGRADGASEAQKLASEAYGRGVAEGRRTALGAMEERLRAERQTAYQSGYGAGRTEAQARGQPAGSARPRTVAEALTVLEVREGASKLEIEQRYRELRAAVHPDAMRSKKMPRAMVKLAEEQFKLIGEAYDILRR
- a CDS encoding ATP-binding cassette domain-containing protein codes for the protein MGYLECHKLGKAYDGTRALQDVSLRVGRGRVHAVIGENGAGKSTLAKVIAGLVPFDSGTLTLAGRPYRPASPRQAAAAGVGMVHQQPMLFSSLSVAENVVLGKEPGRLTVDRALARSEVETVARRYGTFIDPRAKVADLSVGERQRVEILRALYLGADLLIFDEPTAALAPQEVAEFLAGVRRLAAEGRTVVLIAHKLDEVLAVADDVTVLRAGRNVFSGPASAVSESELVGLMVGGVAVGAAAATGARAEPPGPVAAAAEGDPYGSPGAVSLAVVGLSVVSVAGRAALRDVSFTVRAGEVVGVAGVEGGGQEELELALCGLLEPRSGTVELAGHDVTLADPRERRRRGLAAVPSDRLAWACAPAASVFDNGVSQLQYQSPFGFLRPALLERSVRRLLAEFDVRTPGLSVPLAALSGGNVQKLVLGRELTARRRARSEDLGSGATPGAQPSVARHADPSGQGVPVALVLGSPTRGLDVRGIRYLHALVRRYRDAGCAVLLLSTDLDEVIALSDRIVVLAGGAVVATLPGAGATGKEALGRHMLTGVSATS